AGCCAAAttacaatatattttaggACAAAGTACTGAAAACACCACAAACAAGAAATCTCCAGAAGTAGGAATCATAATGGGTTCTGACTCAGATTTACCTGTTATGTCACAAGCATGCAAAATCCTAGAACGTTTTGACGTGCCATTTGAAGTTACGATTGTATCTGCTCATAGAACTCCTCAGAGAATGTTTACTTATGCACATGATGCTCATCAAAGAGGCATTAAGGTAATCATTGCCGGTGCAGGTGGTGCAGCTCATTTACCGGGGATGGTTGCTGCTATGACACCATTGCCTGTTATCGGTGTTCCTGTTAAAGGCTCAACGTTGGATGGTGTAGATTCATTATATTCTATCGTCCAAATGCCAAGAGGTATTCCTGTAGCATCTGTTGCCATTAATAACAGTACAAATGCTGCAATTCTTGCTGTTAGAATGCTTGGTATCTCAAATCCAAAATATATAGCAGATATGAAATCTTTCATGGAAGtacaagaagaagaagtaaTCCAAAAAGCTGCTATTCTTGAAAAAGACGGTTACGAAGAATATTTgcataattataaaaagtGATTGGGCcaatgaatataaaatcGCAAAAATGTATTTGTAATAAGTTATTAAATAGTTTATAAGGTATTgactatatatatatatatatatgtatgtatatatattccatctgtttttttgtcttttttcttttttttttgatttttttcagttATTTTTTGTCTTGTACATGAGTTATTGTTATAGTCCAAAATAATGTGTAGAATATTAAATGCATCTTAAAGGTgtgaatattattgtttaattGTCCACCAAACGTTTTATCGTTCCTAGTAAATCAGCCGAGGaagttaaaataaattcaactGCATAATTTCTTTCTCTCATATCGAGGATGTCCTTAGTACCATTTTGATCTCGAATCAATCCCGGTGTAAAAACTAAtgagatatttttaatgttcATCAAATTCTCTTCACTGTAGCTAACAACTTTTTTCAAGTGAAGTGAAAGTAATTGTAGAACGGCATAATGCTCTCTTggaataaatttcaataactCTTTGAATTTGTTAATTGTTTTTAGATACATTGGGTTTTGTTTCAAGTTATCGTTTAAAGGTAAAAATTTAGGCAGATTTTCCCTTCTAATCAAGGAAATTAACTCATCGTATATTTCAAAAGGTATAATACTGTTTGGTAATTGTCTTAAATAGCGCTTCAAAGCACTAGCAACAGCGTGGATATCTTGCTCCATTAATTTTCTCATCTTTGGATCAGCATCATAATTTTTAGACACGGAAAACCTCGtctctaatttttctaCTAGTGATTGTGAAGCTGATTTTCTGTATATACCTTCTGTCTGTAAAAACTCTTTATCTGATTCGATATATTGAATGCATTTCGTAATTATTAATGGTGTAGATcgtttttcaaattcacaACGTGCTACTAAAGTAGATCCATATAATACAGATGGATcagaaattttaattggACGCACAGGCATTAAAGGCTGTTGCAACTGTTTGAAATTATGTTCTGACATTGATCTTCTGCTTATAGTCTTTAATTTATGTTCAGAAATCACGTCAGGAGCTCTTAAAATAGGTTCAGAAACATCTAGCCTAGTTTTCTTTGGAGCTATTAAGCTTGTGTTGTTTACAATAAGAGCCGGCTGTGGACTTACAGAATTAGATCTAGAACCAGAAAAAAGTTTCCAGAATCTACCTTTTGGAACTTCCTTCAATTGATCAACAGATCCGGAGTCCAAATTCATATCATTTGCGTCATCATAGCTTGtttcatctttatcatCCGTCAAATTCTCCATAGTATTTGTTGATCTACTTTCCCTCATAGCAATTGCTTCAACTAGAGGAGGAGGAGcttcaaatttatcattttctagaTAGTTAACTTCTTTAGTTAATTTATCCCTACGACTCTCTAAACCTTCAATATCTTCTATTAGTTTTTGTTTCCGTTTCTCTAACTTTCCAATCTCATTCTgtaaatctttttctttttcttccaGCTTATGGCTAGAAGCACCAGACGAAACTTTTCTATCTAAAGAATGTCTCACTGAAGTCGATTGCTTTAATCTTGAGTTACTAGAAACCATATCATTACTATCACTTTTAATCTTTGAATCTTTACTTGCAGCACTATGACTAATCTTATGGGAAATAAACGATGATGATTTAGTTAAAACAGCAGCAGAAGAATGATGCTTTGGATTTGATGAGCTGCTAGATTTATTAGTAAAGTATGGATTATTGTCAACCGACTTGATATTCTTATTTGTATCATTCGAACTTAAATTCTCTCtactaatattttgatgtttagaaatttttaaatcaatagaATGTGACCTTGAAGGGCGGATACTTGTCTTAtgtttctttaattttgacGTTGGAGAAGATACAGAGGTTGGAGAAGAAATAGGAATAGTAGATGGATTTAAACTCGTGTCTATATGGTTCAATGTTGTAGGTGTGACTGATTTTGACCTAGGTATCTTCGTTGATATTGTAGAGGTATTAGTAGCTGCTGTGGCAGCTGCAAGCGCATGTACATCTGAATTTGATAATAGGATATTTGTACTCTTTCTTTTATCTGAAGTAGATTTTTTGGATTTTACTGGGTTTCTTTCTGATATGGTTGATAGTACATCCATATTCGAGGAAGTTCTGGCACTTTGGAAGTCTAAATCTTCCATTGGATCATCAGAAGTGTTATTTTCGTTTGATATATTATCCATTAGTTCTGGTTGAGTCCcagtttcattatttgaatgagAACCAAGACTAGAATCCCTACTTGCAGTAGTATTTTTCAAGGGGGTTTTGTCTAGTAAAGTTTTCCCCTTTCTTGTGGGAGGAACTAATATTTCTTGTGAGACAATTTTACTGGAGTATACGGCACCATCCGAATGTAGCTGATGATGGCTCAGTGTGCTTGATCTTTTCTTATGAATTGGCGTTGACAACTGTGGATATTCACCtgatattgaagaatgAACAGTTATTGACGATGCGGTTGATGTTTGGTTTGCAATATCTGGCAACGTGGGGAGATCTTTCTTATataatcttttcttttcttcgTAACGTTTCCTTTTTGCTACCAATTTTTCATGACAAGTCAAACAAAATAACCCACGTTTGGTCTTTGCGTACTTCAAATCAGTTATGCTCTCATGACATTTACAACATTTAAAGCAACTGGAGCAATAAGCTTCATTAGACGATGATAGAATGATAGCTAGGTCGTCGATTTTCTTACCGCAGCCTTTACATGAATCGGAGCAATCAAAACAAATTAAGGCCCCAGTTCCTAGGACCATAAAATCTGTGTCACAATTCAAAGGTTTCTCGCAACGATAGCAAGAGAAACAGTCTGTATGCCATCTATCTTCTCCTAATTCATAGGCATGCCCACTATCAATAGTCAATTTGCATCTTGCACATGGATGAAGTGTCTTAGATCTTGTGAGATTAGAGCTATTAAAATCCGCAGCAGCTACAGTAGCAGACATCGTTGGTCAAAGTAACGCAATGATGGAGACTAAGCTCGTGTATCAGTTGTTCAATTAGTTGTTTGTCGAAGTTAAACTACAGGAAATAGTATGTGATGTTGTCTTCTTTTATTCAAAAGCGCTTTTATGAAGTGTTGTACAAGTAAGACTTTTTCCAAACTTAACGCGATTTtcgaataataaaaagttaAGGATAAGCCGTACCCAAACGCTTCGCTGAGTAATGGGATATCTCACAATAGTGTTACGCTGTCTTGTGCCCTTTCAAAGAATGATCAAACACTAAATTAACCCAGCTTGCTTTTACTTTCTTTCTCCTTTTACTTTGATGATGGagtttgaaattgaaaagttAAAGAGTACGGCAGTTTGATACTGAAGGATTAAAAACAAGCAGCCTCCGTCCAACCTCACAGTCTCGCTGTATTGGACCTTATTTTACGTGATTGTTTCTCTACCAAAATCCGCGTAAATTCTCATCTATGAACTCAGATATGGTGATAATAGCAAACCTCCAGGCACCTAGAAAACACCGCACCACTCCTGGCTCGATAGGGAAAACAAATGAACTTCCATTGACCGAAGCAATTTTTCTGTGGGAATTTGTGTTCCTTATGGAAAAacataaatttttttactttttcatttttttcaatttaacAGCGATTTAGGGCGAACTGAAATTTTAGCagaatttgttttttttatctccGAACTTTTCTGAGGTGCTTCAGATTTCAGAATTGGGCTAGATGGATCTATTAATAGATCTCAATGCAAaaaggtaataataaataggAACATTAAATCACTTGGGTTCGACCTGAACCATGGCGAGTTTGTGATGGTGTATCCTAGTGAGACACGGGTTAGGCTCTAGGAGAGTGCCTATCTTACGAActtgaaataaatataaggTGGAGCTCAGTACGAAGGTTTCTGGTGTTTGTGCGCTAGCATCTCGGGTACAGTTAAGACTTTGGCTCTCACTTTACCTTGGTTTGTCCCCTGTAGCAATTCGTAATTGTTTAACGATTCCCAGTCACTCCAACTCACTTTTTCTACTTTGTTGTCAGCAAGGAATGATATATCTTGTTCGACAGATGGCTTCGATGGAAATGTTTCCAAATCTGCCAAAATACCGTCTGCAACGTTGAAGGCATCCATCATGGTGGCAGCAATGACACCTTTGCTGCCATGCTTTACCCATCCAGCCGTATACAGCCCCGGAACTATGATTCCCTCTTGGTTTTGTACACGGCCTTCAACGTTAGCAATATGTCCATGTTCGAATTGAATACCTAATTCCTTAAATTCATCCATAGGTTTAGCTTCATACCCTAATGACGTAATCAATAGATCCATGTCATAATTTATAACATGATCCTTCATTGGAATGACTCTATTGTCTTctgtaatattattttcaaataactCTAAAGCTGTTATATTACCATTTGAATCCCTTTTGATACTTGTAGGTGTTTTCAAATAGTCTAATTCCCATGTTTTCCTTTGAGTTTCACCTACATTCACTAAAGgttgatattttttgtagCTTTTCTTCGTTCTCTCATTGAATGGcttcaaatattcataGCACATCTCTGCAGTTCTCTTCATTGGCCTGCTtaaattggaaatatttaaattaccTAATTGGAAATACTTCTTACTAATTGATCCAAAGATACCATATCTTTCTAATTCCCATAATTCACGTAATTCCTTATTTGTGAATTTGGAATGAACAAAATCCCTTCTTGCGATGATTTTCACATTTTTAATGGGTGCTTGATTCAAACATTTCATAGCCAAAGGTGAAATATCTGTTTTATCCCAAAGTTCAcctatattattacttaaTAATACTCTTGCAATATCCAATGCAACATTACCATTACCAATAATACCAACATTCTTGATACGTGACCAAtcaaaattagaaaagacTTTTGAAGTTGAATATTCTGGGTGTCCATTATACCAATTTACAAATTGTCTACTAGAAAAGACACCATTGGTGTCTTTTTCTCCAGGtatattcaatttcttATCGCCCATACAACCATATGATAGAATAACTGCATCTTGCTTCTCTATTAAGTCTTTTAACGGGATATCCTTACCAATCGTTCTATTACCTATAAATTGGAAATCATGAAGGCCATTATCTTTTTGATATTCATTAGCAATGCTAGTAAAGGTTTCTTCACAATTCTTTACTTCTGGATGGTCAGGCGCAACACCATAACGGCTTAATCCAAATGGAACTGGTAGTTTCTCCCATAAGGTAACTTTTATAGGAATTTTAGATTTAGACAGCAATCGATAAGCTGTATAAAAACCAGATGGCCCTGAGCCGACAATAGAGATAGTCTTTCTCTGAATATCTCTATTATTGCACGTAGTGGATAATGATCTTAGAAAATTTGGCATCATTTgctatttatttacttgtTCCTTAATACGTAATATGTACCTTTTTCCTCTTTCtgtgattattattttttactcAATCTATGAAAAGTATACATAAAAAtgcaatattttattaaccAGCCAACTATAAGAAATATGGATTCTTATTgtgaaatatatatctcACTAAAGATctagttttttttctcttggCCGATATATGAGTTTGTAACCTTTGCTGTCGATGTGGCTCgaagatattgattttttccaTCTAATCTATAATTAGTAaattatatgaaaaaaGCCGCTGCGAATAGCGAagtttaattaattaaagaacTTTTCTAAAAGAAACCGTAACTCCTTTCAGGATACCAGTTGAGATGTTTTTATTCCACAGTTTCTATTCATTTTATTGTAAAACCTTCTTTTTTATagatttgaaaagtatgtaaaaaaacaataaaaataactaGACTGTTACTTACAGTAACAATAAGACAAACgtcattatatatatatatataaatatccTTAGTAGTGACAATTATTGACAGTAAAAATACGTATCTAGACCATTCATCTTGAGCTCAAgatgtaaaaaaaaaacttgaGTCCTTGGATCCTGAGGGTGTGCcttctattaataataggTACATTGAAGAAAGTACTCCGAAATTCGATGATAtgagaaaatataaaaacgCGTACAGATCTTAGCTAATGGATTTGTAGCATGATATTAAAGGAGTTTGCCTTTAAGCTGTTTAAGTTTGACAGAGCACCACATACTTAACCgtataatttgaataagaTTGAGAATGGAATACAAGAAGTTTTTACTATTTGGGGATTCGATTACAGAATTCTCATTTAATTATAGGATGGAAGAAGACAAAAAGGAGCAATTTACATTTGGTGGTGCTCTTGTGGATGCTTATAGAACAAGGATGGACATTTTGCATCGTGGATTTTCAGGATATAACACCAGATGGGCATTAACCCTTTTACCAAGAATATTggctaatgaaaataatatagcCATTGCAACTATTTTCTTTGGTCCTAACGATGCTTCTATTAGTGGTCCACAAAGGGTCCCACttgatgaatatatatcaaattCTGGGAAACTTGTAGAATTAATgaagcaaaaaaatattttaccaaTCGTTATAGGGCCGGCCACATTCAATGAGGAGCTTTATTCAGATctgaaaaaagaagatattGCCGCTGGTTATGTTAGAACTGATGCAAACTTCGGAAAATATTCAGATGCTCTTGAAGAATTTTGTAAATCCAAGGAAATTCCATACATTAATCTAAGAAAGGCATTCCTTGCAGAAGGAAGTGACAATTGGAAAAACTGTCTTAGTGACGGTCTTCATTTTAACGGTAAAGGCTACAAGAttctttttaatgaattaatgaCAACCATTGATAAATACTATCCCAATTATCTTCCTGAAAATATCCCCCCTCGTAACAAGTATTGGAGAGATGTTAAGGAAGATGGTTCTAATTTATGATTAGTTTCTCTAATTTTAACGTTTCGATAGGAATCGAACGGATATCatgcttttttttccagATCATgcaaaattcaaaattaacaaaattTAAGGTATGTaggaaaaaagaaaaaaatacgtAATCAATTGTACATAGAAGTAACTCTTTATAACTGGTAACTCAATTTCATTCATTGAAAGAGAATGGCATCTAATTGATGTTATAAACTGAAAAGAAATTAGCTCGTAATGTCAGATAAAAATGCTGTTTCAACAGTAGAAATACCCAATACAAATTTGAATGTAGCAGATGATACTTTTAAAGGGAAAATAAAAGGTATAATCAATGAAGCTATGTCAAATAACCCGTATTTTGCAGCGGGTGGTGGTTTAATGATTCTTGGTACTGGCTTAGCAGTAGCCAGGAGCGGAATCGTCAAACTGAGCCGAGTACTTTATCGTCAAATGATTGTAGATTTAGAAATTCAATCGAAAGATAAAGCTTATAGTTGGTTCTTAACTTGGATGGCTAAACATCCTCAGAGAGTGTCTAGACACCTATCAGTAAGGACAAGCTTTATTCAACATGATAATGGATCAATTAGTACGCGATTTAATTTAGTTCCGGGTCCAGGTAATCATTGGATCAAATATAAGGGAGCCTACTTACACATTAAAAGAGAAAGATCAGCAAAGATGATTGACTTGCAAAACGGTTCACCGTATGAGACTGTTACTTTGACAACACTATATAGAGATAGACATTTATTTCATGAAATGCTTGATGAAGCCAAAGAACTTGCATTGAAAACAACAGAAGGTAAAACTGTAATATATACGTCATTCGGTCCAGAATGGAGAAAATTTGGACAGCCAAAGGCCAAAAGGGCATATGCTTCAGTTATTTTAGATCGTggtattaaagaaaatatcttAAAAGATGTTCAGCAATTTATGCAAAATGGTAAATGGTATTCTGATCGCGGCATTCCTTATAGAAGAGGTTACTTACTATATGGTCCACCTGGTTCCGGTAAAACTAGTTTCATTCAGGCATTGGCAGGTGAATTGGattataatatttgcaTGCTAAATCTATCAGAAGGCAATTTAACGGATGATAGATTGAATCATCTAATGAATAATATGCCGGAGAGGagtattcttttattagaagataTCGATGCTGCATTTAACCAAAGAGCACAAACTCAAGACCAAGGTTATCATTCTAGTGTTACGTTCAGTGGGTTATTAAATGCTTTGGATGGTATTACTTCATCTGAAGAAACCATTACCTTCATGACAACGAATCATCCTGAAAGATTAGATCCAGCTATCATGAGACCAGGACGTATTGATTATAAACAATTTGTTGGTAACGCAAGTTTATACCAAGCTCAGCAAatgtttttgaaattttatcCAGAAAAAGTAGAATTAGcagaattatttgttaaagaATTAGCAGACTTGAAATTAAGTGTCAGCACTGCTCAATTACAAGGTCTATTTGTAATGAATAAAGATGATGCACCTGCAGCTTTAGCTAATATTGGAACTTTAAAATTGACAAATGGTATAGACTCTCATATATAAGAGGCAGTCAACGAAAACTTGTAAATATGTA
This genomic stretch from Henningerozyma blattae CBS 6284 chromosome 1, complete genome harbors:
- the TBLA0A02690 gene encoding uncharacterized protein (similar to Saccharomyces cerevisiae RGA2 (YDR379W) and RGA1 (YOR127W); ancestral locus Anc_5.453) codes for the protein MSATVAAADFNSSNLTRSKTLHPCARCKLTIDSGHAYELGEDRWHTDCFSCYRCEKPLNCDTDFMVLGTGALICFDCSDSCKGCGKKIDDLAIILSSSNEAYCSSCFKCCKCHESITDLKYAKTKRGLFCLTCHEKLVAKRKRYEEKKRLYKKDLPTLPDIANQTSTASSITVHSSISGEYPQLSTPIHKKRSSTLSHHQLHSDGAVYSSKIVSQEILVPPTRKGKTLLDKTPLKNTTASRDSSLGSHSNNETGTQPELMDNISNENNTSDDPMEDLDFQSARTSSNMDVLSTISERNPVKSKKSTSDKRKSTNILLSNSDVHALAAATAATNTSTISTKIPRSKSVTPTTLNHIDTSLNPSTIPISSPTSVSSPTSKLKKHKTSIRPSRSHSIDLKISKHQNISRENLSSNDTNKNIKSVDNNPYFTNKSSSSSNPKHHSSAAVLTKSSSFISHKISHSAASKDSKIKSDSNDMVSSNSRLKQSTSVRHSLDRKVSSGASSHKLEEKEKDLQNEIGKLEKRKQKLIEDIEGLESRRDKLTKEVNYLENDKFEAPPPLVEAIAMRESRSTNTMENLTDDKDETSYDDANDMNLDSGSVDQLKEVPKGRFWKLFSGSRSNSVSPQPALIVNNTSLIAPKKTRLDVSEPILRAPDVISEHKLKTISRRSMSEHNFKQLQQPLMPVRPIKISDPSVLYGSTLVARCEFEKRSTPLIITKCIQYIESDKEFLQTEGIYRKSASQSLVEKLETRFSVSKNYDADPKMRKLMEQDIHAVASALKRYLRQLPNSIIPFEIYDELISLIRRENLPKFLPLNDNLKQNPMYLKTINKFKELLKFIPREHYAVLQLLSLHLKKVVSYSEENLMNIKNISLVFTPGLIRDQNGTKDILDMRERNYAVEFILTSSADLLGTIKRLVDN
- the BCS1 gene encoding bifunctional AAA family ATPase chaperone/translocase BCS1 (similar to Saccharomyces cerevisiae BCS1 (YDR375C); ancestral locus Anc_5.448) → MSDKNAVSTVEIPNTNLNVADDTFKGKIKGIINEAMSNNPYFAAGGGLMILGTGLAVARSGIVKLSRVLYRQMIVDLEIQSKDKAYSWFLTWMAKHPQRVSRHLSVRTSFIQHDNGSISTRFNLVPGPGNHWIKYKGAYLHIKRERSAKMIDLQNGSPYETVTLTTLYRDRHLFHEMLDEAKELALKTTEGKTVIYTSFGPEWRKFGQPKAKRAYASVILDRGIKENILKDVQQFMQNGKWYSDRGIPYRRGYLLYGPPGSGKTSFIQALAGELDYNICMLNLSEGNLTDDRLNHLMNNMPERSILLLEDIDAAFNQRAQTQDQGYHSSVTFSGLLNALDGITSSEETITFMTTNHPERLDPAIMRPGRIDYKQFVGNASLYQAQQMFLKFYPEKVELAELFVKELADLKLSVSTAQLQGLFVMNKDDAPAALANIGTLKLTNGIDSHI
- the ARH1 gene encoding NADPH-adrenodoxin reductase (similar to Saccharomyces cerevisiae ARH1 (YDR376W); ancestral locus Anc_5.450), coding for MMPNFLRSLSTTCNNRDIQRKTISIVGSGPSGFYTAYRLLSKSKIPIKVTLWEKLPVPFGLSRYGVAPDHPEVKNCEETFTSIANEYQKDNGLHDFQFIGNRTIGKDIPLKDLIEKQDAVILSYGCMGDKKLNIPGEKDTNGVFSSRQFVNWYNGHPEYSTSKVFSNFDWSRIKNVGIIGNGNVALDIARVLLSNNIGELWDKTDISPLAMKCLNQAPIKNVKIIARRDFVHSKFTNKELRELWELERYGIFGSISKKYFQLGNLNISNLSRPMKRTAEMCYEYLKPFNERTKKSYKKYQPLVNVGETQRKTWELDYLKTPTSIKRDSNGNITALELFENNITEDNRVIPMKDHVINYDMDLLITSLGYEAKPMDEFKELGIQFEHGHIANVEGRVQNQEGIIVPGLYTAGWVKHGSKGVIAATMMDAFNVADGILADLETFPSKPSVEQDISFLADNKVEKVSWSDWESLNNYELLQGTNQGKVRAKVLTVPEMLAHKHQKPSY
- the IAH1 gene encoding isoamyl acetate-hydrolyzing esterase (similar to Saccharomyces cerevisiae IAH1 (YOR126C); ancestral locus Anc_5.449), encoding MEYKKFLLFGDSITEFSFNYRMEEDKKEQFTFGGALVDAYRTRMDILHRGFSGYNTRWALTLLPRILANENNIAIATIFFGPNDASISGPQRVPLDEYISNSGKLVELMKQKNILPIVIGPATFNEELYSDLKKEDIAAGYVRTDANFGKYSDALEEFCKSKEIPYINLRKAFLAEGSDNWKNCLSDGLHFNGKGYKILFNELMTTIDKYYPNYLPENIPPRNKYWRDVKEDGSNL